A window of Tautonia plasticadhaerens contains these coding sequences:
- a CDS encoding ferredoxin family protein gives MAHIVCEPCFDCKYTDCVVVCPVDCFYEGAQMLFIHPDECIDCEACVPECPVEAIFHEDNVPDEWKEFTPLNAEESPKCPVITEKKTALEGESCSGKS, from the coding sequence GTGGCCCACATCGTCTGCGAGCCATGCTTCGACTGCAAGTACACCGACTGCGTGGTCGTCTGCCCCGTGGACTGCTTCTACGAAGGGGCCCAGATGCTGTTCATCCACCCGGACGAGTGCATCGACTGCGAGGCATGCGTCCCGGAGTGCCCGGTCGAGGCGATCTTCCACGAGGACAACGTCCCGGACGAGTGGAAGGAGTTCACCCCGCTGAACGCGGAGGAATCGCCGAAATGCCCGGTGATCACCGAGAAGAAGACGGCGCTCGAAGGGGAGTCTTGCTCGGGGAAATCTTGA
- a CDS encoding DUF1549 and DUF1553 domain-containing protein: MTAESTRIPSRLALLVPIGVLLLLPGMTPRADAGSRPSPFSLSIEPSAIELSDPSDRRQVVVTAIAGDGSQIDATGEATFAVDPPDVARVSGSGVVTPGDGGKARLIVRLGSDRAEASITVAPATPRREVSYRQDVAAVLSKAGCNMGPCHGNLTGKGGFKLTLRGDDPGFDLLAMTRDLYGRRVDTADPNSSLLLKKPLGQIPHEGGRRFSPADPEAEILRSWIASGCRDDLGSVPGLIGLSIFPSSRINASPGRTQQLAVTATFADGSTRDVTRLAAFDVDEPTEVEVSPSGLVRRAEPGESVVSARYLGRHAISRLAFLPDRPGFAWDGPSPRSEIDEAVFSKLESLKIHPSPAAPDHVFLRRAYLDAIGVLPTPEEARAFLRSEDPEKRDRLVDRLLERPEFADFWALKWADLLRNEEKTMGPKGVWAFRRWLRDRIAADAPLTDLAEELITGSGSSWANPPASFYRTNRDPETCAESFGQIFLGVRLQCARCHNHPFDSWTQDDYYGLAAAFANVERKEVNNERRDRLNTHEINGDVLIHLDGRPRMRQPVSGERLDPAAPGGGPLDVGPDGDARVALARWLTDSDRQFARNMANRIWFHMLGRGVVEPVDDFRASNPPSNPELLDALTARFVAGGHRIRPLVREIMTSRVYGLDSAPRPTNAEDESNFARSRIRLLPAEVLLDAIGAALGRPADLDGPPPGTRAVSLAGANTGPEFLDTFGKPDRLLTCECERSEETTLAQAFQLINGGTVRAILEAPDNRLGLLLDSGMPDGEILAELYLASLGREPSPEELWGALAHLDSTGDRRLAWEDVSWAIINSKEFLLRR; this comes from the coding sequence GTGACCGCCGAATCGACCCGGATCCCGTCCCGGCTCGCCCTCCTGGTGCCGATCGGCGTCCTCCTGCTGCTGCCGGGGATGACACCGCGGGCCGACGCGGGTTCCCGGCCGTCTCCCTTCTCCCTGTCGATCGAGCCCTCCGCGATCGAACTGTCCGACCCGTCCGACCGCCGGCAAGTCGTGGTGACGGCGATCGCCGGGGACGGGTCCCAGATCGACGCGACCGGGGAGGCGACCTTCGCCGTGGATCCCCCCGACGTGGCCCGGGTCTCCGGGTCGGGGGTCGTCACGCCGGGTGATGGCGGGAAGGCGAGGCTCATCGTTCGGCTAGGTTCGGATCGGGCCGAGGCGTCGATCACGGTCGCCCCGGCGACGCCTCGCCGGGAGGTGAGCTACCGCCAGGACGTCGCGGCGGTGCTCTCGAAGGCCGGGTGCAACATGGGCCCCTGCCACGGGAACCTGACCGGGAAGGGCGGCTTCAAGCTCACCCTCCGGGGGGACGACCCCGGGTTCGACCTCCTCGCCATGACCCGGGACCTCTACGGGCGCCGGGTCGACACCGCCGACCCCAATTCCAGCCTCCTGCTGAAGAAGCCGCTCGGCCAGATCCCGCACGAGGGCGGCCGCCGATTCTCCCCCGCCGACCCCGAAGCCGAGATCCTCCGCTCCTGGATCGCCTCCGGATGCCGGGATGACCTGGGCTCCGTCCCCGGGCTGATCGGCCTCTCGATCTTCCCGAGTTCCCGGATCAACGCCTCGCCCGGCCGGACCCAGCAACTCGCCGTGACCGCGACCTTCGCCGACGGCTCGACCCGGGACGTGACCCGGCTCGCCGCCTTCGACGTGGACGAGCCGACCGAGGTCGAGGTCTCCCCCTCCGGGCTCGTCCGCCGGGCCGAGCCGGGGGAGTCGGTCGTCTCGGCCCGATACCTCGGCCGACACGCCATCTCCCGGCTCGCCTTCCTGCCCGACCGCCCCGGGTTCGCCTGGGACGGCCCCTCGCCCCGATCCGAGATCGACGAGGCGGTCTTCTCCAAGCTCGAATCCCTGAAGATCCACCCCTCGCCGGCCGCCCCGGATCACGTCTTCCTCCGCCGCGCTTACCTCGACGCCATCGGCGTCCTGCCGACCCCCGAGGAGGCCCGGGCGTTCCTCCGGAGCGAAGACCCCGAGAAACGGGACCGACTCGTCGACCGGCTCCTCGAACGCCCCGAGTTCGCCGATTTCTGGGCCTTGAAGTGGGCCGACCTCCTCCGCAACGAGGAGAAGACGATGGGGCCGAAGGGGGTCTGGGCGTTCCGCCGCTGGCTCCGGGACCGGATCGCCGCCGACGCGCCGCTGACCGACCTAGCCGAGGAGCTGATCACCGGCTCCGGCTCCTCCTGGGCCAACCCCCCCGCCAGCTTCTACCGCACGAACCGCGACCCCGAAACCTGCGCCGAGAGTTTCGGCCAGATCTTCCTCGGCGTCCGCCTCCAGTGCGCCCGGTGCCACAACCACCCGTTCGACTCCTGGACCCAGGACGACTACTACGGCCTCGCCGCCGCCTTCGCCAACGTCGAGCGGAAGGAGGTGAACAACGAGCGGCGGGACCGCCTGAACACCCACGAGATCAACGGGGACGTGCTCATCCACCTCGACGGCCGCCCTCGGATGCGACAGCCCGTCTCCGGGGAACGCCTCGACCCGGCCGCACCGGGCGGCGGCCCGCTCGACGTCGGCCCCGACGGCGACGCCCGTGTCGCCCTCGCCCGCTGGCTGACCGATTCCGACCGCCAGTTCGCGCGCAACATGGCCAACCGCATCTGGTTCCACATGCTCGGCCGGGGGGTGGTCGAGCCGGTCGACGACTTCCGCGCCTCGAACCCGCCCAGCAACCCCGAGCTGCTCGACGCCCTCACGGCCCGGTTCGTCGCCGGAGGCCACCGGATCCGGCCACTCGTCCGGGAGATCATGACCTCCCGGGTCTATGGGCTCGATTCCGCCCCCCGGCCGACCAACGCCGAGGACGAGTCCAACTTCGCCCGATCCCGCATCAGGCTCCTGCCGGCCGAGGTCCTGCTCGACGCCATCGGCGCGGCCCTCGGCCGACCCGCCGACCTCGACGGGCCACCCCCCGGCACCCGGGCCGTCTCCCTCGCGGGGGCGAACACCGGCCCCGAGTTCCTCGACACGTTCGGCAAGCCCGACCGCCTGCTCACCTGCGAGTGCGAACGATCCGAGGAGACCACCCTCGCCCAGGCCTTTCAGCTCATCAACGGCGGGACCGTCCGCGCCATCCTCGAGGCCCCGGACAACCGCCTCGGCCTCCTGCTCGACTCGGGGATGCCCGACGGGGAGATCCTGGCCGAGCTTTACCTCGCCTCCCTCGGCCGGGAGCCCTCCCCCGAGGAACTCTGGGGGGCCCTGGCCCACCTCGACTCGACCGGGGACCGGCGCCTCGCCTGGGAGGACGTCTCCTGGGCGATCATCAACAGCAAGGAATTCCTCCTGCGTCGCTAG
- a CDS encoding DUF1501 domain-containing protein: MNRGCPDFQATCRMTRRSLLRVGAAGLSSLTLPGLLRASSGGDGRPSPARNVIFLHQFGGPSHIDTFDLKPDAPSGIRGEFAPIASAVPGVNVCEHLPNFAGVLDKVAQVRSVHHRMKNHNSASYYSLTGHAPPLDDIRLRDTQELFPSYGSVVSKLRPSDDPAIPSFVSYPHVLRDGSVTPGQHASFLGKPYDPFFIAQDPSDPGFRLPELELPESTPLGRLEDRRGLLELIDRQASLLEYDATARGIDDFYGRALSMLASPRVKRAFDLGEEPDSLRDRYGRTTYGQSCLLARRLVEAGVRFVTVYFSRTIGGNGANGWDTHQDNFNDLKDRLLPITDQTVPTLIRDLDARGLLDETLVVWMGEFGRGPRIGDRDGKGRNHWPSCYTVLFAGGGTTGGAVFGSSDRIGAYPDTDPVPLERIGATMYHALGIDPATEVHDRLNRPLPIAADRAITEIFS, encoded by the coding sequence ATGAATCGCGGCTGCCCCGACTTCCAGGCGACCTGCCGGATGACCCGCCGGAGCCTCCTCCGCGTCGGCGCCGCCGGGCTGTCGAGCCTCACCCTGCCCGGCCTCCTCCGCGCCTCGTCGGGGGGGGACGGCCGCCCCTCGCCCGCCCGGAACGTCATCTTCCTGCATCAGTTCGGCGGTCCGAGCCACATCGACACCTTCGACCTGAAGCCGGACGCGCCGTCGGGCATCCGGGGCGAGTTCGCCCCGATCGCCTCGGCCGTCCCCGGAGTGAACGTCTGCGAGCACCTGCCGAACTTCGCCGGGGTCCTGGACAAGGTGGCCCAGGTCCGATCCGTCCACCACCGGATGAAGAACCACAACTCGGCGAGCTACTACAGCCTCACCGGGCACGCCCCGCCGCTCGACGACATCCGGCTCCGGGACACCCAGGAGCTGTTCCCCTCCTACGGCTCCGTGGTCTCGAAGCTCCGGCCGAGCGACGACCCGGCGATCCCCTCGTTCGTCTCCTACCCCCACGTCCTCCGGGACGGCAGCGTCACCCCCGGCCAGCACGCCAGCTTCCTGGGCAAGCCCTACGACCCGTTCTTCATCGCCCAGGATCCCAGCGACCCCGGCTTCCGCCTCCCGGAGCTGGAACTGCCCGAATCGACCCCGCTGGGCCGACTCGAAGACCGTCGCGGCCTGCTCGAACTGATCGACCGGCAGGCCAGCCTGCTCGAATACGACGCCACCGCCCGTGGCATCGACGACTTCTACGGCCGGGCCCTCTCCATGCTCGCCTCCCCCCGGGTGAAGCGGGCCTTCGACCTCGGCGAGGAGCCCGATTCGCTCCGGGATCGCTACGGGCGGACCACGTACGGCCAGTCCTGCCTGCTCGCCCGCCGCCTGGTCGAGGCCGGCGTCCGCTTCGTGACCGTCTACTTCTCCCGCACCATCGGCGGCAACGGCGCCAACGGCTGGGACACCCACCAGGACAACTTCAACGACCTGAAGGACCGCCTCCTCCCCATCACCGACCAGACCGTGCCGACCCTCATCCGCGACCTCGACGCCCGGGGCCTGCTCGACGAGACCCTCGTCGTCTGGATGGGAGAGTTCGGCCGAGGGCCCAGGATTGGCGACCGGGACGGCAAGGGCCGCAACCACTGGCCCTCGTGCTACACCGTCCTCTTCGCGGGCGGGGGGACGACCGGGGGTGCCGTCTTCGGCTCCAGCGACCGCATCGGCGCCTATCCCGACACCGATCCCGTGCCGCTCGAACGCATCGGGGCCACCATGTACCACGCCCTCGGCATCGACCCGGCGACCGAGGTCCACGACCGCCTCAACCGCCCCCTGCCCATCGCCGCCGACCGGGCGATCACCGAGATTTTCTCATGA
- a CDS encoding gamma-butyrobetaine hydroxylase-like domain-containing protein translates to MSEPPTDIRAHQGEQALELAWDDVGASLVPYRFIRSECPCASCKDEWTGERILDPGSIRPDLRIESMEPIGNYAVRLAWDDGHSSGLYTWTHLRNLADRHEGRAPSPSGAPD, encoded by the coding sequence ATGAGCGAACCCCCGACCGACATCCGGGCCCATCAAGGCGAACAGGCCCTCGAACTCGCCTGGGACGACGTGGGCGCCTCCCTCGTCCCCTATCGCTTCATTCGCTCCGAATGCCCCTGCGCCTCCTGCAAGGACGAGTGGACCGGCGAGCGCATCCTCGACCCGGGCTCCATCCGCCCCGACCTCCGCATCGAGTCGATGGAGCCGATCGGCAATTACGCCGTCCGGCTCGCCTGGGACGACGGCCACTCCTCGGGCCTCTACACCTGGACCCACCTCCGCAACCTCGCCGACCGGCACGAGGGCCGGGCCCCGAGCCCGTCGGGCGCTCCCGATTGA
- a CDS encoding glycosyltransferase family 2 protein, which translates to MSTSPPRLTVALPTFNGGRHFAETLRAILDQSGVEYDLVICDDRSDDDTLPLARRLAGDRARIEVNPERLGLAGNWNRCAELARTPLLAIVHQDDLLLPDHLASHSAAFDRIPDLGMTVGAAEVIDEQGCPIPPAVIERPSLGPTDRVYPPGGFVAELSRPNPVRCSAVVLRRRALLDSGGFDPSYRYAVDWECWIRLSRRWPVAWLARPTVAVRWHSGSETHRFRRGSDDLDEVSRVLDLALETEAHVLEHPRASRRDADRFLSRAYLNRSLDALHAGDAPLARRCLRRALALRPALLGAMARDPRLAAQMAALALAPRWASRRFGRPAPADRPISGPK; encoded by the coding sequence ATGTCCACCTCGCCTCCCCGGCTCACCGTCGCCCTGCCCACCTTCAACGGCGGTCGCCACTTCGCCGAGACGCTCCGGGCCATCCTCGACCAGTCCGGCGTCGAATACGACCTCGTGATCTGCGACGACCGGTCCGACGACGACACCCTCCCCCTCGCCCGTCGGCTTGCCGGAGACCGGGCCCGGATCGAGGTCAATCCCGAGCGCCTCGGCCTCGCCGGGAACTGGAACCGCTGCGCCGAGCTTGCCCGGACCCCGCTGCTGGCGATCGTCCACCAGGACGACCTCCTGCTCCCCGACCATCTCGCGTCCCACTCGGCCGCCTTCGACCGAATCCCCGATCTCGGCATGACGGTCGGTGCCGCCGAGGTCATCGACGAGCAGGGCTGCCCGATCCCGCCCGCCGTCATCGAGCGTCCGAGCCTCGGCCCGACCGATCGGGTCTACCCGCCGGGCGGTTTCGTCGCCGAGCTGTCACGCCCCAACCCTGTCCGCTGCTCGGCCGTCGTCCTTCGCCGTCGGGCGTTGCTCGACTCGGGGGGTTTTGACCCGTCCTATCGATATGCCGTCGACTGGGAGTGCTGGATCCGCCTCTCCCGGCGATGGCCGGTCGCCTGGCTCGCCCGGCCGACGGTCGCCGTCCGCTGGCACTCCGGCAGCGAAACCCACCGCTTCCGGCGCGGCTCCGACGACCTCGACGAGGTCTCCCGCGTGCTCGACCTCGCCCTCGAAACCGAAGCGCACGTGCTGGAGCATCCTCGGGCCTCCCGACGAGACGCCGACCGATTCCTCTCCCGAGCCTACCTGAACCGCTCCCTCGACGCCCTCCACGCCGGGGACGCCCCCCTCGCCCGGCGCTGCCTCCGCCGCGCCCTCGCGCTCCGACCCGCCCTGCTCGGCGCCATGGCGAGGGACCCCCGCCTCGCCGCCCAGATGGCCGCTCTCGCCCTCGCCCCCCGTTGGGCCTCCCGCCGCTTCGGCCGACCCGCCCCGGCCGACCGACCCATTTCCGGGCCCAAGTGA
- a CDS encoding YgiQ family radical SAM protein, giving the protein MEERGWDEVDVVFVTGDAYVDHPSFANGILCRVLEAAGYRVGVLAQPDWKSAEPWRTFGRPRLFFAVSAGNMDSMINHYTANKKVRNDDAYSPGGRIGLRPDRPTLPYCQRAREAFPGVPVIAGGVEASLRRLAHYDYWSDTVKRSILLDSKADLVVFGMGEQPILEVARRLDAGEAIKDLRDMRGVAYTLGAREEPPDDALVIPSFEEVKADKASFARATRLIHHETNPLNARRLLQYHDRQAVVCNPPALPVTQADMDRIYGLPYTRMPHPMYGDEPIPAFEAVKDSVTIMRGCFGGCTFCSITAHQGRIIQSRSKESVLQELKEIGRDPSFKGTVSDIGGPTANMYRMTCTRPEVEAVCKRQSCVHPKVCKLLGTDHGPLIELMKESREVPGIRKVLVASGVRMDLAQKSPEYLKELAAHHVGGHLKVAPEHTDPGVLRRMKKPEINDYQSFDAAFRVASRNAGKTQYTVPYFIASHPGSDLNAMIDLALFLKRNGYKPDQVQDFIPAPFDVATCMYYTGLDPFTGEEVHIARHLRDRKLQRALLQFFKPENYFEVREALLKAGRSDLIGPGCDCLIPSQPPKAAQRARMARANRAVTEGRFVHQVDAAPADQASRSGETRCPPSPSGYRPGRPGARRRSR; this is encoded by the coding sequence ATGGAGGAGAGGGGCTGGGACGAGGTCGACGTGGTCTTCGTCACCGGCGATGCCTACGTCGACCACCCGTCGTTCGCCAACGGCATCCTCTGTCGGGTCCTGGAGGCGGCAGGCTACCGGGTCGGGGTCCTGGCGCAGCCGGACTGGAAGAGCGCCGAACCCTGGCGCACCTTCGGGCGCCCCCGCCTGTTCTTCGCCGTCAGTGCGGGGAACATGGACAGCATGATCAACCACTACACGGCCAACAAGAAGGTCCGCAACGACGACGCGTACAGCCCGGGGGGCCGGATCGGCCTGCGTCCCGATCGACCCACCCTGCCCTATTGCCAGCGGGCCCGGGAGGCGTTCCCCGGCGTCCCCGTGATCGCCGGGGGCGTCGAGGCCTCGTTGAGGCGGCTCGCCCATTACGACTACTGGAGCGACACCGTCAAGCGCTCGATCCTGCTCGACTCCAAGGCCGACCTCGTCGTCTTCGGCATGGGGGAGCAGCCGATCCTGGAGGTCGCCCGACGCCTCGACGCCGGAGAGGCGATCAAGGATCTCCGGGACATGCGCGGGGTGGCCTACACCCTCGGCGCGCGGGAGGAGCCGCCGGACGACGCATTGGTCATCCCCTCGTTCGAGGAGGTGAAGGCGGACAAGGCCAGCTTCGCCCGGGCGACCCGCCTGATCCACCACGAGACGAACCCGCTCAACGCCCGAAGGCTGCTCCAGTACCACGACCGCCAGGCGGTCGTCTGCAACCCGCCGGCGTTGCCCGTGACCCAGGCCGACATGGACCGCATCTACGGCCTGCCGTACACCCGGATGCCGCATCCGATGTACGGCGACGAGCCGATCCCGGCCTTCGAGGCGGTCAAAGACTCCGTGACGATCATGCGCGGCTGCTTCGGCGGCTGCACCTTCTGCAGCATCACGGCCCACCAGGGGAGGATCATCCAGTCCCGGTCGAAGGAATCGGTCCTCCAGGAGCTGAAGGAGATCGGCCGGGACCCGTCATTCAAGGGGACCGTCTCCGACATCGGCGGCCCGACGGCCAACATGTACCGGATGACCTGCACCCGACCCGAGGTCGAGGCGGTCTGCAAGCGCCAGTCCTGCGTCCACCCGAAGGTCTGCAAGCTGCTCGGGACCGACCACGGCCCCCTGATCGAGTTGATGAAGGAGAGCCGGGAGGTCCCCGGCATCCGCAAGGTCCTGGTCGCCTCGGGAGTCCGGATGGATCTCGCCCAGAAGTCCCCCGAGTACCTGAAGGAACTGGCCGCCCACCACGTCGGCGGGCACCTGAAGGTGGCGCCGGAGCACACCGACCCGGGGGTGCTCCGCCGGATGAAGAAGCCGGAGATCAACGACTACCAGTCCTTCGACGCCGCATTCCGCGTCGCGAGCCGCAACGCCGGGAAGACGCAATACACCGTCCCCTACTTCATCGCCTCGCACCCGGGCAGCGACCTGAACGCGATGATCGACCTGGCCCTGTTCCTCAAGCGGAACGGCTACAAGCCGGACCAGGTCCAGGACTTCATCCCGGCCCCGTTCGACGTGGCGACCTGCATGTACTACACTGGGCTCGACCCGTTCACCGGCGAGGAGGTGCACATCGCCCGCCACCTCCGGGACCGGAAGCTCCAGCGGGCCCTGCTCCAGTTCTTCAAGCCGGAGAACTACTTCGAGGTCAGGGAGGCCTTGCTCAAGGCCGGACGGTCGGACCTGATCGGCCCGGGTTGCGACTGCCTGATCCCCTCGCAACCGCCCAAGGCCGCCCAGCGGGCCCGGATGGCGAGGGCGAACAGGGCCGTCACCGAAGGGCGATTCGTTCACCAGGTCGACGCGGCCCCGGCCGATCAGGCGAGCCGCAGCGGCGAGACGAGATGTCCCCCCTCCCCCTCCGGCTATCGCCCCGGACGGCCCGGCGCCAGGAGGCGATCGCGATGA
- a CDS encoding RsmB/NOP family class I SAM-dependent RNA methyltransferase encodes MRRPRPTTRRPSSPHRSPTKPPRPPGPRAASPEDDGPSIEHQAPPADLAAQTALVASRAERAVFADRRRPEPAVSAAMKGLRGFSIADRLFLTRSIDALFRWWGWIEPLRLGPIEARLLVAVLLDRPDVPDACRAWARTIGVDPRCLVPIGGAPNWGRRAEAFRRLVEKPKATTEPWSLFPRWLQEELIEPPGEAPAKHRIADLLLALQRPPIPWVRAARGRPTDLWSELRGLGATPRPHPRLSDVASLSPSTILQGLEPFRRGDLVSQDLSSLAVVAACDAEPGERWWYAGLARGEKAVLLADRMRGKGTLVVGELDDRDRLRTARMTRKGPHTNVATRSWDGRHALGKPGTNHGVLLEPPGSGIGSWRRDPASRWLIDRRRLDELVGQQAQLLRVAALGVRRSGVLVYAIPSLAKSETTSQIERFLRENPGFRLDPFPDPLDGSPNDGTMVLWPDRADSDAWFLARLIRTHDDPRPGVEEGRVDA; translated from the coding sequence ATGAGGCGTCCCAGGCCGACCACTCGCCGCCCCTCGTCTCCCCATCGCTCCCCGACCAAGCCCCCCCGTCCGCCGGGCCCGAGGGCGGCCTCGCCGGAGGACGACGGCCCTTCGATCGAACACCAGGCGCCCCCGGCCGACCTCGCCGCCCAGACCGCCCTGGTCGCGTCCCGGGCCGAGCGCGCGGTCTTCGCCGACCGCCGGAGGCCCGAGCCGGCCGTCTCCGCCGCGATGAAGGGACTCCGCGGGTTCTCGATCGCCGATCGCCTGTTCCTGACCCGATCGATCGACGCCCTGTTCCGGTGGTGGGGCTGGATCGAGCCGCTCCGACTGGGCCCGATCGAGGCCAGGCTGCTGGTCGCCGTGCTGCTCGATCGCCCCGACGTGCCCGACGCCTGCCGGGCCTGGGCCAGGACGATCGGCGTCGACCCCCGATGTCTGGTCCCCATCGGCGGCGCACCGAACTGGGGGCGACGGGCCGAGGCCTTCCGACGACTCGTCGAGAAGCCGAAGGCGACCACCGAGCCCTGGTCCCTCTTCCCTCGGTGGCTCCAAGAGGAACTGATCGAGCCCCCGGGGGAGGCGCCGGCCAAGCACCGCATCGCCGACCTCCTGCTCGCCTTGCAGCGCCCGCCGATTCCCTGGGTCCGGGCCGCTCGGGGGCGGCCGACGGACCTCTGGTCCGAGCTCCGAGGACTCGGCGCCACACCCAGGCCCCACCCTCGGCTGTCCGACGTCGCCTCACTCTCCCCCTCGACGATCCTCCAGGGACTGGAGCCGTTCCGCCGGGGGGACCTCGTCTCGCAAGATCTCTCCTCGCTCGCCGTCGTCGCCGCGTGCGACGCGGAGCCCGGGGAGCGGTGGTGGTACGCCGGCCTCGCCCGTGGCGAGAAGGCCGTGTTGCTGGCGGACCGGATGCGCGGGAAGGGGACATTGGTCGTCGGCGAGCTGGACGACCGGGATCGGCTCCGGACCGCAAGGATGACGCGGAAAGGGCCCCACACCAACGTCGCCACCCGATCGTGGGACGGCCGCCACGCACTCGGCAAGCCGGGGACGAATCACGGCGTCCTGCTCGAGCCGCCGGGGTCCGGGATCGGTTCCTGGCGCCGCGACCCGGCATCACGCTGGCTCATCGATCGTCGGAGGCTCGATGAGCTTGTGGGGCAACAGGCCCAGCTCCTCCGGGTCGCGGCCCTCGGGGTCCGTCGATCGGGGGTCCTGGTATACGCGATCCCCTCGCTCGCCAAATCGGAAACCACGTCCCAGATCGAACGGTTCCTGCGGGAGAATCCCGGTTTCCGGCTCGATCCCTTCCCCGACCCGCTCGACGGTTCGCCCAACGACGGGACCATGGTCCTCTGGCCGGACCGGGCCGATTCCGACGCCTGGTTCCTCGCCCGACTGATCCGGACCCACGACGACCCGAGGCCGGGAGTCGAGGAGGGCCGAGTTGACGCTTGA
- a CDS encoding sigma-70 family RNA polymerase sigma factor — translation MSLMAPLPTPESSFQVLLREARTGSKEARWLVVQLFRKTMLAIANEEVNLAIQCREAPSDIVQETILEAQEDLDRFHGLTEQEMRAWLKQVLVRNISNVNRKYRTDKRNVRRERSLSPQTDGATPVIPDPGPSPSTVLVRRETAEALEVAIQGLPDHYRQVIHLRYRKGLSYEEIAQAMNRTEMATRRLWSRALHELSRRMKIHLG, via the coding sequence ATGTCGCTGATGGCCCCCCTCCCCACACCGGAATCCAGCTTCCAGGTCCTCCTCCGTGAGGCACGGACCGGCTCGAAAGAAGCGCGGTGGCTTGTCGTCCAGCTCTTCCGCAAGACGATGCTGGCCATCGCCAACGAGGAGGTCAACCTCGCAATCCAGTGCCGGGAAGCACCGTCCGATATCGTCCAGGAGACCATCCTCGAGGCTCAGGAAGATCTCGACCGCTTCCATGGGCTGACCGAGCAGGAGATGCGAGCCTGGCTCAAGCAAGTCCTGGTCCGCAACATCTCCAACGTCAACCGGAAGTACCGCACGGACAAGCGGAACGTGCGACGAGAGCGATCGCTCAGCCCGCAAACGGATGGCGCGACGCCCGTCATCCCCGACCCTGGCCCTTCCCCGAGCACGGTCCTGGTCCGTCGAGAGACGGCCGAGGCCCTGGAGGTGGCGATCCAGGGACTCCCGGATCATTACCGCCAGGTCATCCACCTCCGCTACCGGAAGGGCCTCTCGTACGAGGAGATCGCCCAGGCCATGAACCGGACGGAGATGGCGACCCGTCGCCTCTGGTCCCGGGCCTTGCACGAGCTGAGCCGCCGCATGAAGATCCACCTCGGTTGA